The Paenibacillus sp. 481 DNA window TCTATGCGTTAACGGGTGAAACGATCGGAGACTATATTCGTAAACGCCGTTTGAGCGAAGCGGCACGTGAACTTCTATTTAGCGAACGTTCCATCTTGGATATCGCTGTTGATTTTCATTTTGAATCACAGGAAGCTTTCAGCCGCTCGTTCAAAAGCTTTTTCTGCCTGCCTCCGGCGACGTTTCGCAAGCAGCGGATGAACCCTGCCGTACTGGAGAAGCAGTGCTTACTTGGTACCCGATTAGAGCATCGGTTAGCACATATTAGCCTTGAACCGTGCATCGTTAACCTCGCCGAACCCATTGCAGTCATCGGCATCGAGGGTAGAACAAGTTTGCAGCATAATCGATTGCCGGAACTGTGGAAATCCTTTTTGCACCTTGCGGCAAATGAGCCTGCGATGCACGAACCTTACTATAGCATTTGCATCCCAGAACCAAGCGTCCAAATGATGACCGTGGACGAGACTAGCGAGTTTGCACACTTTATCGGTGCTCGAGCGATTCCCGATACGGTTGCTCCGCTCGGCATGTCACAGCAGATGATTCGCAGCGGGAAATATGCGTTGTTTCGCCACCTCGGCACGGTGCGCTCTCTGCGCGACACGTACGCTTATATTTGGGGAACATGGCTACCGAACTCCGCTTATAGCTGGGATGAAGAACGGTTTGACTTTGAGCAATACGGTGCTGACTATATAGGCCATGACCATGAGGAATCCATCATCTGGATTCACATTCCGGTACGCGCACAAAAGTAGCCGTATAAATAACACGACCCGCTCCCTACCGTGATGCTTCATGCTATCATCATTCATTGTTCAACAAGCAGCTGCCGCCTCACCCATTTGGGTAAAAAGCGACAGCTGCTTGCGTTACACGCATGTTAGGTTAGACGAGAGCTAAGTTACACGTAAATTAAGGCTACTTGAAAGTTAAGTTACACGTACGTTAGCGCTGCAACTTCTTCCGATTGTCTTGCCACACCTTTGTTCTGTAGGCTAACAGTTTCGCATAGCCCGCTTGCTGCGCGGCTTGCTCTGCTCTATCCAAGATGGCCAGCACTTCTTCTTCCGAGCTTGCGTTCGAAATCGCTTTCGCTCGTGCCTCCGTATAAATATCAAGCACGGCTTGCGCAACAATGCCCTCCTCCGAATCGCGTGGCGGGTGAAAATTGACGAACTCGGTCGCGTTAAACTGCGTCTTCCACGTAATGTCAGTCTGCCAGCGAGTTTCCCAGCTGCGCTTCTCAACGGGTAGTTTAGACTCATGTTTAACCTTCACGTTATCAAGGTAGACCGTGTTACCATGCCATTGAAAGTTAATGATGGAATCCATCAATTTGTTGCGCTCGACTATATCAGTCGTATACTTCTCTGTAAAAATCGGGGCGTCATCCGCATCCGTCCCTTTCCAGTAAAGCCCTTCAGGCCCCCAAAACGTAACCCGCTGCCCCTCTGGTCCAGTTAGCCAATCCAAATACGCAAATATAGCCTCGGGATCCTTGGCCGTTTTTGTAATGACACTCACATTCCAACCAAGTTGCTTGTAGTCGCCAGGATAAATACGATTTTTATCTAGTCCTTGCTTATGAATCGGCCAAATCATGAAATAGCCCGCGTTGCCGTTGGGCTAGGATGTATACCAGTTCGGGAATTGATACAGCTTCCCATCCGGTGATCGCAGTAAATCAAGCGTGCTTTGCCCAGCCCACTTTTTCAAGTTGGGGTATTTGGCTACATAATCGTCCAAAGGTACGAGCAAGCCTTGCGCACGCAGCATCTCGACTGTCGCATCACGCTACATCCAAATGACGTCCGGCTGCTCATTAACCGCAAGCATCGTATTCAACTTTTGTGGGGCACTACCGCCAGCTTGAATACCCGTGACTTGGACTTGTTTCTGCTCTTTAATCCATTTCGTGGCTACATCTTTCCCCCATGGAGGCAATGTAAATGAATCATAGTGTGCATAAAAAGTGAAGGCCAGTGGCTGCTGACCAAGAACAAATGTACCTTCTCTGCTTGCATCTGGTGCGGCTTCTTTCGAACCCTGCTGACCGCTACAACCCATTACAATGGAGAACATCACCACGATCACGATTATCGATATGAAATAGCGTGAAGCTGACATGTGGACACGAACCATGCGCAAAACTCCCATCGCCTTTTACTCTGAAATCACTAGCCGTTCAAGCCATACACGTATCGAACTTGTAGATGTATACCTAGCTAGAGGTCAATGCATGACTAAAGTGTGCAAATAGCTTATGGTTGCGGTGTGTTCAGTTCATTTTCCGGTGTAAACTTAATCCAATCATAGTACGCGCGAATCGGCTTTCCATTGTACACAAACGGTTTGGTCCATGACTCAGTCGGTCCTGCTCCAGGCCATAAATTGACCATGATATGGCTTGGCTTTGTCGGCAATGGGCCACGCGCACCTGTTTCCGTATGAACAAGCTTGCCATCGACGTACCATTTGATTGATGTTGCCGACCATTCAAAGGCGTAATCATGAAAATCTTCGGAGGCATCAAACCCGAGATCGATGATCTTACCGTGAGCGCTTACCCCGTTCGTAAAATAGTTGGTCTCCAACTTTGTCGTATCTTTGCCGAGAATTTCAATATCAATTTCATCGGCAGGTCCTGAACCGCCCGAGTACGTAAATAGCGATGTAACAAGTCCATCGCCCTTGGCTGCCTTTATCCGTGCCTCTACCCGACCGTAACCATATTTTTGCGTCGTAAAGTACTCGCCGGAAGCGTATGCTTTGTTGGCACAGCCCGTTGGACATGGGTCATTGTCAAGTCGAAGCGCCATCACTTTATTTTTGGTTTCGATATCATCACCCAAAAATTCGATATGATCAGCCCGCCAGCCCGCGCCAAATCCAGGGCCGTTCCCCCAGCCATTAGCCTTGTACCATCTGACAGGATCAAATTGATTCAATTCATCGGTAAATCCAGCAGATAAGGTTGGTGCAGTAACAGAGGCAGATGTATTTACTGATGTATTCCCAGCCGTCTGTTCTGCGGCTTGCGTCACTGTAGGCGTTGTAGGGAAAGTGCTCGCTAACAAGAATGTAGCAATAAGCAACGGCCACTTAGCTGTATTAAAACGGTTGTTAAACTTGTTCATGATCGATACCCCATTTCGTATTTTGGTATGCAGCTTAATGCGGCTTAATGCCGCTTACGATAGCGATAGCGATTGCCATCATGCTTGCGATGATGCTTGTCTGCTCTTCTCCCTGCTTGTTGCCCCGTTATCATGTCTCGTGCCATTTCTCGTTGACACGCGCATAGATTCCCGAACGATGATTTCAGATTGAAGCACTAGTTGAGCAGGCGCTGTCAACGTGTTGTTAATGAGGCTGTACAGTGTCCGAATTGCCACCACGCCTGTCTGTTCAGCAGGTTAGCACATCATTGCTAGTCTCGGGTGCAGTTCCCATTGACTGTAGTTGTTATCCATTATTTCCAAATCATCTTCTGCCGCAATGCATATAGCGAGCACATAGACATCATCTTTTAAGCAGCTATACACGGATCTGACGATTCAGTCATAAAAAGAGTCATTTAACGTAGTTAACATAAAGCCGATCACGTTCCTTCTTCTTCGCACGAGCACTCTGGCCGCAGAACTTGGGATGTATTGGAGCTCATAGATGGCTTACAGAACGTTGCGGCGATCGTAGTCTCTTTACAGATGGAGCATGATTCCGTACTATGGACACCGTCACGGTAGACAATCCACATTTGCGGGCGACATCAAAAATGGTAGACTTCGTTACAATGTAATCCTCACCCCCTCTCATGCTTAAGGCATATGTGAGAACTGGTACTGGAAATTCGGAACATGAAATTTGGGAACCGAAAGTTAAAAGCCTTTAACTTTTGTCATGTCGTTAGGGATGTTGGGAAGTTGGGATGTTATTACGTGCTGCGCACTGCGTATTCATCATTATGTATGCGATGTATGCGAGGAACCATCATGCTGACCGATATGGTAGGTAAATGAACAGCAATGGCTTGGCTGTGAAAGTGAGTCATCCGTGATGTCTAAGTTAAAGTTGACGCCCGCTCACAATAAAAAACAAGGCGTCAACCCGATGCATATACTACGAAATATGAGATTGATATTGCGCTGGTGTTAATAATGACTTTAATGCTTCTTCTACACTACCTGCGACTTCAATTTCAAAAATCCAGCCGTCGCCGTACGGATCGCTGTTTAGCTTTTCAGGTTCATTCACTAGCGATTCATTAATGCTTGTAATCGTCCCTGATACAGGGCAATACAACTCGGATACGGTCTTAACAGATTCAATAGAGCCGATGCTGTCATTAGCAGATACAGTAGCACCTACGTTAGGGAATTCAACAAATACGATGTCCCCTAACAAGGTTTGAGCGTGATCGGAAATACCGACACGGATCGTACGATCTTGAACCACTATCGCCCACTCATGCTCTTCGCTATACACGAAATTGTCTCTAATTTCACTCATCATAACGCCTCATTTCCTCATCAGTTATAAGGTATTGTCTCAAGCGCTTACAATGTATAATTTTAACACCATCTAGCGTATTTCAGTTCGCTAGTAACTGTCAAGTAGGGATATCTTAACCGAAAATTAATTTGACAACGTCCGGAAGCATCGAGTAAAAATGATAGTAGAACAACTTTATATGCGGATGAAGTTATAGGGAGAGATCACTGTGTTATAGGTGACGCCGAAGGAGTAAGCCCCCACGGGTGAATCTCTCAGGCAAAAGGACCTTTAATGGACGCACCTCTGGAGAGAGCCCACTCACATCGCGATTGTACTTATGCTTATAGACGGCATGATTGAACGTGGTGCGACGAGGGTCACCCAAGGGGAAACTCGCGACTCGCGACTTTCGACATCATAGAGACTCACATCACATACACGCGTGCGAGGTAACTCTCAGGTACAAAGGACAGAGCTCAAAGAATTAGATATGCGGCTGCATGTGGTCATGCTGCTGGATGTCGTGTTCTTTGCTCTGTCTTTTTTTGTTATTCATTCGTTTGATGAAGTGCCTAAGTCGATAACGAGGTGATGTCATGACAACCTTACAACGAACGCCATTGTTTCCCTTATACGCCGCCCACCCTGCTGCTCGCTGTATTGATTTTGGGGGCTGGGAGCTGCCTGTCCAATTTAGCAGTATTACGCAGGAGCACGAGGCTGTTCGCCAGCGTGCAGGCTTGTTCGATGTGTCCCATATGGGAGAGTTTTATGTAAGCGGTTCCGCTGCACAAGCGTTTTTGCAATACGTTACGACAAACGATGTGACCCGCTTAGAAAATGGGCAGGCGCAATATTCCCTGCTATGTTATCCCGATGGCGGAGTCGTCGATGATCTGCTCGTATACCGCATTCAGGAGCAGTACTTTATGCTAGTTGTGAATGCTTCCAACATTGAGAAAGATTGGAGCTGGCTGCAACGCGCACTTACCGATGCCGGAGACCGTTTTCAAGACGGCGTCGTCATGGAGAACGCTTCTGAACAGACGGCACTGCTGGCGGTCCAAGGCCCAGCGGCTGTTGCTATCGTGTCGCAATTGACCGATGCGCCTGTCGCTTCGTTAGCCGGATTCCGCTTCGTGCCAGATGCGCTCGTCAGCGGTGTGCGTGCGCTTGTATCACGCACAGGCTACACGGGTGAAGACGGCTTTGAGCTATACGTAGCAGCGGACGATGCCCCGCAATTGTGGCAAGCCTTGCTACAAGCTGGCGCGCCGCATGGCTTAGTGCCAGCTGGCCTAGGTGCGCGCGACACGCTGCGCTTCGAAGCTAAACTGCCGCTCTACGGGCAAGAGCTGTCGGCGCACATCTCGCCACTGGAGGCAGGGCTGCAATGGTTCGTGAAGCTCGATACCGACGATTTTATCGGACGCGAGGCGCTTATCCAGCAAAAAACAGCTGGCTTACCGCGCAAGCTCGTTGGCATTGAAATGATCGATCGCGGCATCCCGCGCTCACACTATGCCGTCTACAACACTGACGGCAAGCAGATCGGGGAAGTGACGACGGGCACGCAATCCCCTACACTCAAGCGTAATCTCGGGCTTGCCTTAATTGATGCCGCTTACAGCACACTCGACACGGACGTATTCGTTGATGTGCGCGGGAAACAGTTGAAGGCGCGCGTTATCAAGGCCCCTTTTTATAAACGGACACCAAGTCAGCCCGCAGCAGGAACGCACACTGACGGAACTCATACAGAAGGAGCGAAACAATGAAGAAGCAGAAGCATCGCTACATCCCGATGACGGAGCAAGATCAAATTGATATGATGCAAACGATCGGCATTTCGTCTATAGAAGAGTTGTTTCGCGATATTCCAGCCGCGGTACGCTATGAAGGCATCTTGCCGATGTCCTCTGCCTTAGACGAGCAAGCAATGCTCCTGCATATGAAGGATCTGGCAGGACGCAATGCTGACTTTGAGCAATATGTGAGCTTTTTAGGCGCAGGCATTTACGATCATCACGTGCCGGTCGTCATTAATCACGTGATTTCACGCTCCGAATTTTATACGGCTTATACGCCGTATCAAGCAGAAATTAGCCAAGGCGAACTGCAAGCCATTTTCGAGTTCCAGTCTTACATTTGCGAATTGACAGGAATGGCTGTCGCGAATGCAAGCATGTATGACGGCGCCACAGCGTTAGCAGAAGCTGGGGCTTTGGCAAGCGGTGCAACAAAGCGCAAGCAGCTTATCGTCTCTCGCACGGTGCATCCTGAAGCACGCGCAATTGTGAAGACAGCTGCGCGCGGTCTGAACTTGGATGTCGTGGAAATCGATTACGTGAACGGCGTGACCGATTTGCAACAGCTGGAAGCGCATGTATCCGAGCAGACAGCGGCTGTACTTATTCAATCGCCCAATTTCTTTGGTTGCGTGGAAGATGTTCGCGCGATTGAGCCGATCATTCATGCGAAGAAAGGCTTGCTCGTACTTAGCACGAATCCGCTTAGCTTAGGCGTGCTTGAAAGCCCTGGCAAACTTGGCGCGGACGTTGTTGTCGGCGATGCGCAGCCGTTGGGCATTTCGGCTGCATTTGGCGGGCCGACATGTGGCTTCTTCGCGGTGACGGAAGCTTTAATGCGTCGCATGCCAGGGCGTATCGTTGGCCAGACGCAGGACTTGGACGGCAAGCGCGGCTTTGTGCTCACACTGCAAGCGCGTGAGCAGCATATTCGACGTGAGAAAGCGACTTCTAACATTTGTTCGAATCAAGCGTTATTGGCGCTGTGCGCGTCGGTCTACTTGTCCACTATGGGCAAAACGGGCTTGCAAGAGGTGGCGCACTTAAATGTGCAAAAAGCGCACTATGCGGCTGCCCAATTTGCGAAACGAGCTGATCTGTCGCTTCCTTTCTCTGCACCATTTTTTAATGAGTTCGTCATCAAGCTACCTAGCGGGGCCAATATGACGGAAATTAATAAAAAGCTATTGGATGCAGGTGTACTCGGAGGCTACGATTTAGGAAAAGCGTATCCGGAGCTGCAAGGACATATGCTTATCGCGGTAACAGAACGTAGAACGAAAGAACAAATGGATCAATTTGTTGAACGATTGGAGGCTTGCCTACATGAAACAAGACAAAGCGCTCATATTTGAACTTAGCAAGCCTGGCCGTGTCGCTTACTCGCTGCCGGAATGTGACGTCCCTGAAATCGAGCTGCAAGAGCTGATTCCAGCTTCGCTGCTGCGCAGTCAGCCAGCTGAACTGCCGGAAGTGTACGAAGTGGATGTGATTCGCCATTATACCGAGCTGTCACGCCGCAACTTCGGCATTGACAACGGTTTCTACCCGCTCGGATCATGCACAATGAAATACAATCCGAAAATTAATGAAGATGTAGCCCGTTTTGCTGGTTTTGCCAAGATTCATCCGTATCAACCGGAAGAAAGCATCCAAGGAGCATTGCAGCTGCTGTATACCCTCCAACAAGACATCGCAGCGCTCACGGGCATGGATCAGGTAACGCTCCAGCCCGCAGCGGGTGCGCACGGTGAATGGACCGGCCTCATGATGATTCGCGCTTATCATGAAAGTCGTGGTGAAATACGCACGAAAGTTATCGTGCCGGATTCATCACATGGCACGAATCCGGCCAGTGCGACAGTAGCCGGATTGGACACGATTACGATCAAGTCTAACGAGCAAGGTCTCGTTGACTTGGATGCGCTGCGTGCCGTAGTGAATGAGGACACGGCTGCACTGATGCTCACGA harbors:
- a CDS encoding helix-turn-helix domain-containing protein; protein product: MKSNLQHIDIAIRYIEQHLREPLRAEDVAAEVNFSYSYFHRVFYALTGETIGDYIRKRRLSEAARELLFSERSILDIAVDFHFESQEAFSRSFKSFFCLPPATFRKQRMNPAVLEKQCLLGTRLEHRLAHISLEPCIVNLAEPIAVIGIEGRTSLQHNRLPELWKSFLHLAANEPAMHEPYYSICIPEPSVQMMTVDETSEFAHFIGARAIPDTVAPLGMSQQMIRSGKYALFRHLGTVRSLRDTYAYIWGTWLPNSAYSWDEERFDFEQYGADYIGHDHEESIIWIHIPVRAQK
- a CDS encoding family 16 glycosylhydrolase — protein: MNKFNNRFNTAKWPLLIATFLLASTFPTTPTVTQAAEQTAGNTSVNTSASVTAPTLSAGFTDELNQFDPVRWYKANGWGNGPGFGAGWRADHIEFLGDDIETKNKVMALRLDNDPCPTGCANKAYASGEYFTTQKYGYGRVEARIKAAKGDGLVTSLFTYSGGSGPADEIDIEILGKDTTKLETNYFTNGVSAHGKIIDLGFDASEDFHDYAFEWSATSIKWYVDGKLVHTETGARGPLPTKPSHIMVNLWPGAGPTESWTKPFVYNGKPIRAYYDWIKFTPENELNTPQP
- the gcvH gene encoding glycine cleavage system protein GcvH, with amino-acid sequence MSEIRDNFVYSEEHEWAIVVQDRTIRVGISDHAQTLLGDIVFVEFPNVGATVSANDSIGSIESVKTVSELYCPVSGTITSINESLVNEPEKLNSDPYGDGWIFEIEVAGSVEEALKSLLTPAQYQSHIS
- the gcvT gene encoding glycine cleavage system aminomethyltransferase GcvT; its protein translation is MTTLQRTPLFPLYAAHPAARCIDFGGWELPVQFSSITQEHEAVRQRAGLFDVSHMGEFYVSGSAAQAFLQYVTTNDVTRLENGQAQYSLLCYPDGGVVDDLLVYRIQEQYFMLVVNASNIEKDWSWLQRALTDAGDRFQDGVVMENASEQTALLAVQGPAAVAIVSQLTDAPVASLAGFRFVPDALVSGVRALVSRTGYTGEDGFELYVAADDAPQLWQALLQAGAPHGLVPAGLGARDTLRFEAKLPLYGQELSAHISPLEAGLQWFVKLDTDDFIGREALIQQKTAGLPRKLVGIEMIDRGIPRSHYAVYNTDGKQIGEVTTGTQSPTLKRNLGLALIDAAYSTLDTDVFVDVRGKQLKARVIKAPFYKRTPSQPAAGTHTDGTHTEGAKQ
- the gcvPA gene encoding aminomethyl-transferring glycine dehydrogenase subunit GcvPA, encoding MKKQKHRYIPMTEQDQIDMMQTIGISSIEELFRDIPAAVRYEGILPMSSALDEQAMLLHMKDLAGRNADFEQYVSFLGAGIYDHHVPVVINHVISRSEFYTAYTPYQAEISQGELQAIFEFQSYICELTGMAVANASMYDGATALAEAGALASGATKRKQLIVSRTVHPEARAIVKTAARGLNLDVVEIDYVNGVTDLQQLEAHVSEQTAAVLIQSPNFFGCVEDVRAIEPIIHAKKGLLVLSTNPLSLGVLESPGKLGADVVVGDAQPLGISAAFGGPTCGFFAVTEALMRRMPGRIVGQTQDLDGKRGFVLTLQAREQHIRREKATSNICSNQALLALCASVYLSTMGKTGLQEVAHLNVQKAHYAAAQFAKRADLSLPFSAPFFNEFVIKLPSGANMTEINKKLLDAGVLGGYDLGKAYPELQGHMLIAVTERRTKEQMDQFVERLEACLHETRQSAHI